A single genomic interval of Arthrobacter sp. NicSoilB8 harbors:
- a CDS encoding DUF2290 domain-containing protein, producing MSKRKPAVELLKKEIEDVTVFLVGKGLVDDQNLVARRPGMNGYVALEANYWADAPRMQEKIPYSELYARLAESRAYDLKFLDGAFVQFRFLFRDADTLAKSELRFLPSPTLVTFQEDPELYLHDEPYGDVIDKRAVTVPLRFDYDDSEDVVKEVLHPVSHLTLGQYPNCRIAASAAITPYHFIEFVLRSFYRGKTTLPTDGLPAARAVMPQTITDGERALVHISLPCN from the coding sequence ATGAGTAAGCGGAAACCTGCTGTCGAACTCCTCAAGAAGGAAATAGAGGACGTGACGGTCTTTTTGGTGGGTAAGGGACTTGTGGACGACCAGAACTTGGTTGCGCGCCGCCCGGGCATGAACGGCTACGTTGCCTTGGAGGCTAACTACTGGGCGGATGCGCCTCGAATGCAGGAGAAGATTCCGTATTCCGAGCTCTATGCTCGACTAGCGGAGTCTCGCGCCTACGACCTAAAGTTTCTCGACGGGGCATTCGTGCAGTTTAGGTTCCTATTTAGGGATGCAGACACTCTCGCGAAGAGCGAGTTGCGTTTTCTCCCCTCACCGACGCTCGTCACGTTCCAGGAAGACCCAGAGCTGTATCTTCACGATGAGCCGTACGGAGATGTGATCGACAAACGCGCGGTGACTGTTCCATTGCGATTCGACTACGACGACTCAGAAGACGTCGTGAAGGAAGTCTTGCACCCCGTCAGCCACTTAACACTCGGCCAATATCCCAACTGCCGGATCGCAGCCTCAGCGGCCATCACGCCCTACCACTTCATCGAGTTTGTTCTCCGGAGCTTTTACCGCGGGAAGACGACGCTGCCGACTGATGGCTTGCCTGCCGCTCGGGCTGTAATGCCGCAAACCATCACGGACGGCGAGCGAGCCCTCGTCCACATCTCATTGCCATGCAACTGA
- a CDS encoding ATP-binding domain-containing protein, whose protein sequence is MPEDLEYPVANAATIHEALSRMVSADFEPEIHERALSALQSMSSIRRSGAVRPVRREDSRGAILKRLEDSIATLDAQQSHAVIETAEDVQRIRGLAGSGKTVVLALKAAYLHAQHPDWRIAVTFNTRSLRDQFRRFINNFTIDQTGDEPDWSMVDIIQAWGASGGGNREGLYHRFCVENGATYYDFGSGKGMYGAQDALGGVCELALGEAESSKPLYDAILVDEAQDLPPAFLRMCYEMLGEKKRLVYAYDELQTLNGAGLPPAEEIFGSTSAGRPRVDFGGAEGGRRDIILEKCYRNSRPVLVTAHALGFGIYKDPSPPATTGIVQIFEQKDLWTDVGYRVREGTLGDGQHVRLERDAESSPRFLEEHSSPGDLLTFRVFDTVNEQNEWIANEIEQNLNQDELVANDIIVINPNPLTTRNNLGPVRRALMERSIQSHLAGVDVGADIFFRQDERSVTFTGIYRAKGNEAAMIYVANAHENFSTKQNQARTRNRLFTAITRSKGWVRVTGVGPEMQDLLDEYKKIEASGFTLDFVYPTEDERKTMQILHREVPPEVEKRLRGHGSSLERLVEDLESGSFYPQDLDPATLARLEALLRHE, encoded by the coding sequence GTGCCTGAGGATCTTGAGTACCCAGTCGCCAACGCCGCAACCATCCACGAGGCCCTTTCCCGCATGGTCAGCGCGGACTTTGAACCGGAGATTCATGAGCGCGCCCTTTCGGCACTCCAGAGCATGTCTAGCATTCGTCGCTCCGGCGCTGTCCGGCCTGTCCGTCGCGAGGACTCCCGCGGAGCCATACTAAAGCGCTTGGAAGACTCAATTGCCACTCTGGACGCCCAGCAGAGTCATGCGGTCATCGAGACGGCAGAGGACGTGCAACGGATCAGAGGACTGGCGGGTTCCGGCAAGACGGTCGTTTTGGCCCTCAAAGCGGCATACCTGCACGCCCAGCACCCCGATTGGCGGATCGCGGTGACCTTCAACACGAGGTCTCTACGGGACCAGTTCCGGCGATTCATAAACAATTTCACAATAGACCAGACAGGCGACGAACCGGACTGGTCCATGGTGGACATAATCCAAGCGTGGGGAGCTTCCGGCGGCGGCAATCGTGAAGGGCTGTATCACCGGTTTTGCGTCGAGAACGGAGCCACATACTACGATTTCGGTTCGGGTAAGGGCATGTATGGAGCACAGGACGCATTAGGAGGAGTCTGCGAACTGGCCCTAGGCGAAGCCGAAAGTTCCAAGCCGCTATACGACGCGATCCTCGTTGATGAAGCCCAAGATCTCCCGCCTGCCTTCCTGCGGATGTGTTACGAGATGCTGGGTGAGAAGAAGCGACTGGTCTATGCCTACGACGAATTGCAAACCCTTAACGGCGCAGGCCTTCCCCCGGCGGAGGAAATATTTGGCAGCACAAGCGCAGGGCGCCCGCGCGTGGACTTCGGGGGCGCGGAAGGCGGGCGACGCGACATCATTCTGGAGAAGTGCTACCGCAACTCCAGGCCTGTTTTGGTAACCGCACATGCCCTGGGTTTCGGCATCTACAAGGATCCCTCTCCTCCTGCGACCACGGGCATCGTCCAGATCTTTGAGCAGAAGGATCTTTGGACAGATGTTGGTTACCGGGTGAGAGAGGGCACACTCGGGGACGGTCAACACGTCAGACTTGAGCGTGACGCCGAATCTAGCCCCCGCTTCTTAGAAGAGCACTCGTCTCCCGGGGACCTTCTGACTTTCAGAGTTTTCGACACTGTCAATGAACAGAATGAATGGATTGCAAATGAGATTGAACAAAATCTCAATCAAGATGAACTAGTTGCCAACGACATTATCGTAATCAATCCAAACCCTCTCACGACTCGAAATAACCTTGGTCCCGTGCGTCGCGCGCTAATGGAACGGAGCATTCAGAGCCACCTCGCCGGCGTAGATGTTGGCGCAGACATCTTCTTCAGACAAGACGAACGAAGCGTAACTTTCACCGGGATCTATCGCGCTAAAGGCAACGAAGCTGCAATGATCTACGTCGCGAATGCGCACGAAAACTTTTCCACGAAGCAGAACCAGGCACGTACGCGTAACCGCCTTTTCACCGCCATCACCCGAAGCAAAGGTTGGGTACGAGTCACCGGCGTTGGACCCGAGATGCAGGACCTTCTAGATGAATACAAGAAAATCGAAGCTTCGGGCTTCACTTTGGACTTTGTGTACCCGACCGAGGACGAGCGTAAGACGATGCAGATTCTGCACAGGGAGGTGCCACCCGAGGTGGAGAAGCGGCTTCGCGGGCACGGATCTTCGCTGGAAAGGCTCGTAGAAGACCTGGAGTCCGGCTCGTTCTATCCGCAGGATCTCGATCCAGCAACGTTGGCGCGGCTTGAGGCACTTCTACGTCATGAGTAA
- a CDS encoding helix-turn-helix domain-containing protein → MTDDIAPKRPRFLTIDQVAEELAVGAPTVRQLLKTGELRALQIGGRGMWRVAAKDLEDYVERAYRVTAEKITAGELLADEEVGS, encoded by the coding sequence GTGACTGATGATATTGCGCCGAAGCGCCCGAGGTTCTTGACGATTGACCAGGTAGCTGAGGAGTTGGCTGTGGGTGCGCCGACTGTTCGCCAGTTGCTGAAGACGGGTGAGTTACGTGCGTTGCAGATCGGGGGCCGCGGGATGTGGCGTGTAGCTGCAAAGGACCTTGAGGACTACGTCGAGCGTGCGTACCGGGTAACCGCTGAAAAGATCACTGCGGGAGAGCTGCTAGCTGACGAGGAAGTCGGCTCTTAG
- a CDS encoding helicase associated domain-containing protein, which translates to MDKRLRRAPDAEWVLMYRLGLSRKRIAELVRAEPSAVGYHLVVARRRDPQLEAAHLAAATAGSAPSPAALARMEEIIMWVASEDRFPRDRSMDKSERSMARWFSDRRREVDQGTLHATYGEGLARVPGWDRDPRAAAEEARWHKLLAQLVQFRAEGNDWPRHKKCDSEREHTLGVWLHAQRQKRRLGELESVKIKLLDDAIPGWKTGRTRGRPPRR; encoded by the coding sequence ATGGACAAGCGATTGCGGCGCGCCCCTGACGCAGAGTGGGTGTTGATGTACCGGCTCGGGCTGAGCCGGAAACGCATCGCTGAGCTGGTGCGTGCCGAACCCTCCGCTGTCGGTTACCACCTCGTTGTCGCGCGACGCCGGGATCCGCAGCTAGAAGCCGCCCATCTGGCCGCCGCCACTGCCGGATCTGCCCCCTCCCCTGCGGCTCTCGCCCGCATGGAAGAGATCATCATGTGGGTTGCGTCCGAGGACCGTTTCCCCCGTGACCGCTCAATGGACAAGTCCGAACGGTCAATGGCCAGGTGGTTCTCCGACCGACGGCGCGAGGTAGACCAAGGCACCCTACACGCCACCTACGGCGAAGGCCTTGCACGGGTCCCCGGATGGGACAGGGACCCCAGGGCGGCGGCCGAGGAAGCCAGGTGGCACAAACTACTCGCCCAGCTCGTGCAGTTCCGAGCCGAAGGCAACGATTGGCCCCGCCACAAGAAATGCGATTCTGAGCGGGAACACACCTTGGGCGTGTGGTTGCATGCCCAGCGACAGAAGCGCCGCCTTGGCGAGCTCGAATCCGTGAAGATCAAGCTCCTGGACGATGCAATTCCAGGCTGGAAGACGGGACGGACTCGCGGGCGACCGCCCCGCAGATAA
- a CDS encoding GNAT family N-acetyltransferase, translating into MYLMLIRCATAADTASVADLIEGWRPDESYRMRTGRRTQRDPEWVAIANGKTLGWLEGRHEQPEIWKHLAEYANSPEGRRCSYIKEVFVSLEGRSLRGVGSALLAGFEEEARTYGNTLIVLNPDSSAPGLEEKLRIFYAKNGYYLPEPVDGFPKYLLAKKI; encoded by the coding sequence ATGTATCTCATGCTGATAAGGTGCGCCACCGCGGCCGATACAGCTTCCGTTGCGGATCTCATTGAGGGCTGGAGACCAGATGAGAGTTACAGGATGCGGACTGGCCGGCGAACTCAGCGGGACCCAGAATGGGTAGCGATTGCGAATGGGAAGACGCTGGGGTGGCTGGAGGGGCGCCACGAGCAACCGGAGATCTGGAAGCACTTGGCCGAGTACGCGAATAGTCCGGAGGGACGGCGTTGCTCGTACATCAAGGAAGTATTTGTCAGTTTGGAGGGCCGGTCACTGCGCGGCGTCGGAAGCGCGCTCCTAGCTGGATTCGAGGAGGAAGCCAGGACTTATGGGAATACTCTGATCGTGCTGAACCCCGACTCCTCTGCACCAGGACTCGAGGAGAAGTTGCGAATCTTTTATGCCAAGAACGGCTACTACCTTCCCGAGCCTGTAGATGGATTTCCCAAGTACCTGCTAGCAAAGAAGATATAG
- a CDS encoding helicase-related protein: MLADEVQPGIRVTGLGSRPATVVSAARIGADAVQVTVRHEDGALDEQILFAEDLARLQAQATPHRWTFDADGAEFRLAAEALRMKYVGLSDPMLAVETSAVDPLPHQIRAVYGTLLDQPGPLRFLLADDPGAGKTIMAGLYLKELLLRGDVQRCLIVAPGGLVDQWQTELAEKFGLELTILTRSLAAADLEGDPFRKNPLLIARMDQLARDEEWLEALGRSEWDLVIVDEAHRMAARWYGNELTRTRRYELGEALGKVTRHLLLMTATPHAGNEANFQAFLALLDPDRFAGQYRPGVHSTDTSGLMRRMIKEDLLTFEGKPLFPERFAETVEYTLSPLELKLYDEVSEYVRTEMNRADGLDEGTGRRRTVGFALTVLQRRLASSPEAIYQSIRRRSARLRSHRDRILNVPFFPEFSVERALADDEFVPDEDFSPEELEHIEEEVLDAATAARTASELDAELNSLARLEEIAEEVRTSGEDRKWTELRTLVLEARDDGFRSSIGIPHKLIVFTEHRDTLVYLRDRVRTLLGDDDAVVVIEGATPHAERRNIRARFSNDPRCHILVATDAAGEGLNLQAAHLMVNYDLPWNPNRIEQRFGRIHRIGQREVCRLWNLVAAQTREGQVFRRLLDKIEEQRRAYGGKVFDVLGENAFADTPLRELLVQAIRYGERPEVRARLDLVIDSSVADGLEDLMRERALATPEISLEELANLRKQMDEARARRLQPHFVQVFVLEALRAFGGRVSARERDRYEITHVPAFLRTSTRPVAPRYSRITFEPDAIEVTERPTAELVAPGHPLMDALVEAVLERFGNALVCGATLIDASNAPSSPRLVVQLLEELVDGNGSPVSRRFDYVEVLPDGSTGPASTAPYLDMQIVENGTAAAVSIRSYRESILSQQWSSHGAEELAQRWAISEGLPSHRAEVTARVQPSIERTRRLVRQRLLAQMNHWYAEASRLSEEQAAGRRIRLSPATARQRAQELEVRLDRRLAELNLEEQVLVRPPRVVSAALVLPLSTIELSPPGPNEGAAQTDEALGRALDTSLTERRAVDAVLAAERSLGRLPIEMAHNNKGFDIKSITPEGSTIFIEVKGRVLGAEDFTVTFSEVITGKNTHPQYRLALVAVDTSSLDGSADEIRYVVDPFRDLILDEYTNDLRRPWKREWDRGVAPH, from the coding sequence ATGCTAGCCGACGAAGTGCAACCAGGCATCCGTGTCACTGGTTTGGGATCTAGGCCCGCTACTGTTGTCTCGGCGGCTCGGATCGGCGCCGACGCGGTTCAAGTCACCGTCCGGCATGAAGATGGCGCGCTCGATGAGCAGATCCTTTTTGCGGAGGACCTCGCCCGACTTCAGGCCCAAGCCACTCCCCACAGGTGGACGTTCGACGCCGACGGTGCTGAGTTCCGACTGGCTGCTGAAGCCCTGCGGATGAAGTACGTTGGGCTGTCGGACCCGATGCTCGCGGTAGAGACGAGCGCGGTCGACCCTTTACCCCACCAAATCCGAGCCGTGTACGGCACACTTCTCGACCAGCCGGGGCCGCTGCGTTTCCTACTCGCGGATGACCCCGGTGCCGGCAAGACGATTATGGCCGGCCTGTACCTCAAAGAACTCTTGCTACGCGGAGATGTACAGCGGTGCCTAATCGTCGCGCCCGGCGGCCTCGTGGATCAGTGGCAAACCGAGCTCGCAGAGAAGTTTGGACTCGAGCTAACTATCCTGACCCGTTCGCTGGCTGCGGCGGACCTTGAAGGCGATCCATTCCGTAAAAACCCCTTACTGATCGCACGCATGGACCAGCTTGCCCGCGACGAGGAGTGGCTCGAAGCCTTGGGAAGGTCCGAATGGGACCTGGTGATCGTTGATGAAGCTCACCGTATGGCTGCCCGCTGGTACGGAAACGAGCTGACGCGCACCCGTCGTTACGAACTAGGAGAGGCTCTCGGGAAGGTGACGCGGCACCTCTTGCTCATGACAGCGACTCCGCACGCGGGCAACGAGGCAAACTTCCAGGCATTCCTAGCCCTCCTGGACCCTGACCGATTTGCCGGCCAGTACCGTCCGGGCGTGCATTCAACAGACACCTCTGGTTTGATGCGCCGCATGATCAAGGAGGACCTGCTCACCTTCGAAGGGAAGCCCTTGTTTCCCGAACGATTCGCCGAGACGGTCGAATACACGCTCTCCCCCCTTGAACTCAAACTGTACGATGAGGTCTCCGAGTACGTCCGCACGGAGATGAACCGTGCCGACGGACTGGATGAAGGCACCGGCCGCCGCCGCACCGTTGGCTTCGCTCTGACCGTCCTCCAGCGTCGCCTTGCCTCCAGCCCTGAGGCGATCTACCAAAGCATCCGCCGCAGGTCAGCGCGGCTGCGCTCACATCGTGATCGAATTCTGAACGTTCCCTTCTTCCCTGAGTTCTCGGTCGAGAGGGCTCTCGCGGATGACGAGTTTGTTCCCGACGAAGACTTCTCGCCTGAAGAACTGGAGCACATCGAAGAAGAAGTCCTCGACGCCGCGACTGCGGCACGCACGGCCTCAGAGCTCGATGCGGAGCTCAATTCGCTCGCCAGGCTCGAAGAGATTGCCGAGGAGGTCCGCACGTCGGGAGAGGATCGCAAGTGGACTGAGCTGCGTACACTCGTGCTTGAAGCCCGCGACGACGGGTTCAGGAGCAGCATTGGAATTCCCCACAAACTGATCGTTTTCACTGAACACCGGGATACGCTCGTCTACCTGCGTGACCGCGTACGCACGCTGCTCGGCGACGATGACGCTGTTGTCGTCATCGAGGGGGCGACCCCTCATGCAGAACGCAGGAACATCCGCGCGCGGTTCTCCAACGATCCACGATGCCACATTCTTGTTGCTACGGATGCTGCCGGAGAGGGACTGAACCTACAGGCAGCACACCTTATGGTGAACTACGACCTGCCGTGGAATCCAAACCGGATCGAACAACGTTTCGGACGCATCCACCGCATTGGGCAGAGGGAAGTCTGCCGTTTGTGGAATCTTGTGGCTGCCCAGACGCGCGAAGGCCAAGTGTTCCGGCGTCTTCTGGACAAGATCGAAGAGCAGCGCCGAGCTTACGGTGGCAAAGTCTTCGACGTCCTTGGTGAGAACGCCTTCGCCGATACGCCACTGCGGGAGCTGCTCGTCCAGGCGATTCGTTACGGGGAGCGTCCGGAAGTACGCGCTCGGCTTGACCTTGTCATCGATTCGTCGGTGGCAGATGGTCTGGAAGACCTCATGCGCGAGCGAGCTCTGGCAACTCCCGAGATCAGCCTCGAGGAGCTAGCGAACCTTCGCAAGCAGATGGACGAAGCTCGCGCCCGCCGCCTTCAGCCACACTTCGTTCAGGTCTTCGTCCTCGAAGCCTTGCGCGCATTCGGGGGGCGTGTCTCCGCACGTGAACGGGATCGGTACGAGATCACCCACGTCCCAGCATTCTTGCGCACGAGCACACGACCCGTCGCGCCGCGCTACTCGCGGATCACCTTTGAGCCCGACGCAATCGAGGTCACAGAGCGACCAACCGCTGAACTGGTCGCCCCTGGTCACCCCCTCATGGACGCTCTTGTGGAAGCCGTTTTGGAAAGGTTCGGCAATGCCTTGGTCTGCGGCGCCACTTTGATCGACGCATCCAATGCCCCTTCCAGTCCGCGACTCGTAGTTCAACTGCTTGAAGAGCTCGTCGATGGCAATGGCAGCCCTGTGAGCCGCCGCTTTGACTACGTAGAAGTGCTGCCGGACGGTAGCACGGGCCCCGCCAGCACCGCGCCTTACCTGGACATGCAAATTGTGGAGAACGGCACAGCTGCAGCGGTGTCGATCCGTTCCTACCGTGAGTCGATCCTGTCCCAACAATGGTCCAGCCACGGAGCCGAAGAGCTCGCACAGCGGTGGGCCATTAGCGAGGGTCTGCCCAGTCATCGGGCGGAGGTCACCGCTCGAGTCCAACCGTCCATCGAACGCACTCGCAGGCTCGTTCGACAGCGACTACTAGCCCAGATGAACCACTGGTACGCAGAAGCCTCCCGGCTGTCCGAAGAACAGGCCGCCGGGAGGCGGATCCGTCTCTCCCCGGCCACGGCCCGACAACGGGCGCAGGAACTTGAGGTGCGCCTCGATCGCCGTCTCGCAGAATTGAACCTTGAGGAGCAAGTGCTGGTCCGCCCGCCCAGGGTTGTGAGCGCGGCACTTGTCCTTCCCCTCAGCACCATTGAGCTTTCGCCGCCTGGGCCGAATGAAGGGGCGGCGCAAACCGATGAGGCCTTGGGTAGAGCGCTCGACACCTCACTCACCGAGCGTCGAGCCGTCGACGCTGTCCTCGCTGCCGAGCGAAGCCTTGGCCGTCTCCCCATCGAGATGGCCCACAACAACAAGGGATTCGACATTAAATCCATAACTCCCGAGGGCTCGACGATCTTCATCGAAGTCAAGGGCCGTGTGCTGGGCGCAGAGGATTTTACCGTCACTTTCAGTGAGGTGATCACGGGCAAGAACACACATCCCCAGTACCGGCTTGCACTGGTGGCAGTCGATACCAGCAGTCTCGACGGTTCTGCCGACGAGATCCGTTACGTAGTTGACCCGTTCCGCGACCTCATTCTCGACGAATACACAAACGATCTACGGCGGCCTTGGAAGAGAGAATGGGATCGCGGGGTGGCACCGCACTAG
- a CDS encoding DUF4209 domain-containing protein — MSDEIDPLWWEGVLTAAPLDGPYELPELLSAHLDRAAADPAVIGLQELVLQALATVSSAMLNTDDWLEPFTPAMQFGGKRTLVPADLDEDQVALLARIAPLIKRDDLRARVADVAWFYGDRSNVAMLDRAIDAYRAAPLTGDAWFRVGKDAWVRAFELAMRRGPDGRARIQEMSDALKAQILAGEVSDNFRTVGFAETLRRHCRVDAAGRVEVREALFGLAAQASSINPRLSRHLEREALAWLGGSDVAAANAATERVARTYIEEADARIQADSKEGVLVEGHFVEKAIAVLRTIPRSYRVENGLVELLDELRGRLRDSRESSMEQMMRIESDPVDLTDAVSYARSQVSGHTDKFDALAAFAMLAPPMDESSTRENAAKMLEGTISHIFASSTFSSDFRKVAASPGSSGQDDENAIWANMVRTVFFHSQMVGKGVIQPAQEVLTTEHRFSRQYMVSLCMESPTVPEGHETLWGDGLALGLGGNYGAAVSVLIPQLEQVVRVMLKRHNVDTLFVDELGVESEKSLNALLDMTDTEKIFGAGMVMEMKAMLVVQGGPNLRNNVAHGLLDDNSAWSYSALYMWWFCLRLVTWPVTKSMNSARTQAAKPDEDSVMAARGADTDPTTETAEDAAPGTSTEGSR; from the coding sequence ATGAGCGACGAGATTGACCCGCTTTGGTGGGAGGGTGTGCTGACCGCGGCACCGCTGGATGGCCCGTATGAACTGCCAGAGTTGTTGTCGGCGCATCTCGACCGGGCGGCTGCGGATCCGGCGGTCATCGGGCTTCAGGAGCTGGTCCTGCAGGCGCTGGCGACGGTCTCGTCGGCGATGTTGAATACCGATGATTGGTTGGAGCCGTTTACACCCGCGATGCAGTTCGGTGGTAAGCGAACGTTAGTGCCGGCGGACTTAGATGAGGACCAGGTGGCGTTGCTGGCCCGTATCGCTCCGCTGATAAAGCGTGACGATTTGCGGGCTCGGGTTGCTGACGTCGCATGGTTCTACGGGGACCGGTCTAATGTCGCGATGCTGGACCGAGCCATCGACGCGTACCGGGCGGCGCCGCTAACAGGCGATGCGTGGTTCAGGGTGGGCAAGGACGCGTGGGTTCGGGCGTTCGAGCTTGCAATGCGGCGCGGACCGGACGGCCGCGCCCGAATACAGGAAATGTCGGACGCGCTCAAGGCTCAGATCTTGGCCGGCGAGGTGTCGGACAACTTCAGGACCGTGGGGTTCGCGGAGACGTTACGTCGGCATTGCCGGGTCGACGCGGCCGGGCGCGTTGAGGTGCGCGAGGCGCTATTCGGGCTTGCGGCACAGGCCTCATCGATAAACCCTCGCCTGTCACGTCATCTGGAGCGTGAGGCGCTCGCGTGGCTGGGTGGTTCGGATGTGGCGGCGGCGAACGCTGCGACTGAGCGCGTAGCGCGGACCTACATCGAAGAGGCGGATGCGCGCATCCAGGCGGACTCGAAGGAGGGTGTGCTCGTCGAAGGCCACTTCGTGGAGAAGGCGATTGCGGTCCTGCGAACCATCCCGCGCTCCTATCGCGTTGAGAACGGTCTCGTCGAGCTCCTTGACGAACTCCGCGGCCGGCTACGTGATAGCCGGGAGTCGTCGATGGAGCAGATGATGCGCATTGAGTCGGACCCAGTCGATCTGACAGATGCCGTGTCCTATGCGCGGTCGCAAGTCTCGGGTCACACGGACAAGTTCGACGCGCTCGCTGCTTTCGCGATGCTTGCACCGCCCATGGACGAATCCAGTACGCGAGAGAACGCCGCCAAGATGCTGGAAGGCACCATCAGCCACATCTTCGCGTCCTCGACGTTTTCCTCCGACTTCCGGAAGGTTGCCGCCAGTCCAGGGTCTTCGGGTCAGGACGACGAGAACGCGATTTGGGCCAATATGGTCCGCACGGTGTTCTTTCACTCCCAGATGGTCGGAAAGGGCGTCATCCAGCCTGCACAGGAGGTTTTGACGACCGAGCACCGGTTCAGTCGGCAATACATGGTGTCGCTGTGCATGGAGTCGCCTACGGTGCCGGAGGGGCACGAGACGTTGTGGGGCGACGGGCTGGCGCTCGGCTTGGGCGGCAACTACGGTGCTGCGGTCTCTGTTCTGATACCTCAATTGGAACAGGTCGTGCGGGTCATGTTGAAGCGGCACAACGTGGATACGCTGTTCGTCGATGAACTCGGCGTGGAGAGCGAGAAGAGTTTGAACGCGCTTCTTGACATGACCGATACTGAGAAAATCTTCGGTGCGGGGATGGTCATGGAGATGAAGGCGATGCTGGTCGTCCAAGGCGGCCCGAACCTGCGCAACAACGTTGCGCACGGCCTTCTTGACGACAACTCGGCGTGGAGCTACTCGGCGCTGTACATGTGGTGGTTCTGCCTGCGACTCGTGACGTGGCCGGTCACCAAGAGTATGAACAGCGCGCGGACGCAGGCTGCGAAGCCTGACGAAGACTCCGTGATGGCGGCCCGCGGAGCGGACACCGATCCGACAACAGAGACCGCAGAAGATGCCGCGCCGGGGACCTCGACGGAAGGTTCGCGTTAA
- a CDS encoding IS3 family transposase (programmed frameshift), producing MPKPFPAEFRRDVVAVARKHEAPISQIAKDFGISEATLHNWLKKADVEDGVRPGVTEKEAAELRDARKRIRLLEQENEILRRAAAFFARELPPKMKFPLVLDLAADGIPVAVACRVLGFSKQAFYEWKRSPVSERDWSDAHLINAAVDVHRDDPGFGYRFIADELEDQGFSAGENRVARLCSSQRIWSVFAKKRGLTRKAGPPVHDDHVRRDFTATAPDRLWLTDITEHRTDEGKLYLCAIKDVYSNRIVGYSIDSRMKASLAVSALHNAIALREPEGTVIHSDRGSQFRSNAFVRTLKGNRLTGSMGRVGACADNAAMESFFSLLQKNVLDSQRWSTRADLRLAIVTWIEKTYHRKRRQRRLGRLTPVEFETINSGLKAA from the exons ATGCCCAAGCCTTTCCCCGCTGAGTTCCGCCGTGACGTGGTCGCCGTGGCACGCAAGCACGAAGCCCCGATCTCACAGATCGCTAAAGACTTCGGGATTTCCGAAGCGACCCTGCACAACTGGCTCAAGAAAGCCGACGTCGAGGACGGCGTCCGCCCCGGAGTGACGGAGAAGGAAGCGGCAGAACTCAGGGATGCCAGGAAGCGGATCCGGCTGCTGGAGCAGGAGAACGAGATTCTGCGCCGGGCAGCGGCCTTCTTCGCCCGGGAGCTGC CCCCCAAAATGAAGTTTCCGCTGGTCCTTGACCTTGCCGCGGACGGAATTCCCGTCGCGGTGGCCTGCCGGGTGCTGGGTTTCTCCAAACAGGCCTTCTACGAATGGAAGAGAAGTCCCGTCTCCGAGCGCGACTGGTCAGATGCCCACCTGATCAACGCGGCGGTGGACGTCCACCGGGACGATCCGGGGTTCGGGTACCGGTTTATCGCCGACGAGCTCGAAGACCAGGGTTTCAGCGCCGGAGAGAACCGGGTCGCACGGCTGTGCAGCAGCCAGCGGATCTGGTCTGTCTTCGCCAAGAAGCGCGGCCTGACCCGCAAGGCCGGCCCGCCCGTGCACGATGACCACGTCCGGCGGGACTTCACAGCAACGGCACCGGATCGGCTGTGGCTCACGGACATCACCGAGCACCGGACCGACGAGGGCAAGCTCTACCTGTGCGCCATCAAAGACGTCTACTCCAACCGGATCGTGGGTTACTCCATCGATTCCCGGATGAAGGCGTCCCTGGCAGTCTCGGCCCTGCACAACGCAATAGCGCTCCGGGAGCCGGAGGGAACCGTGATCCATAGTGACCGCGGCTCCCAATTCCGCTCAAACGCCTTCGTGCGGACGTTGAAGGGCAACCGGCTCACAGGATCGATGGGACGGGTCGGCGCGTGCGCCGATAACGCCGCCATGGAATCCTTCTTCTCGCTCCTGCAGAAGAACGTGCTGGACAGCCAGCGATGGTCCACAAGGGCGGACCTGCGCCTGGCCATCGTGACGTGGATCGAGAAAACGTACCACCGGAAACGCCGCCAGCGGCGCCTCGGACGGCTAACACCGGTCGAGTTTGAGACAATCAATAGCGGCCTCAAAGCCGCCTAG